Proteins from a single region of Rhodospirillales bacterium:
- a CDS encoding GDSL family lipase: MTSWFDDEVSALERRTLSAQGSVNPILFYGSSSFTLWHDIEQHFPGYNVVNHGFGGSTLADCIQYFDRLVVPIAPRMVVVYAGDNDLADGASPEAVLSRVATLVRRKRDALGAVPMAFVSIKVSPARFAIMHRIAYTNLIVERALFEQQDVRFVDITRRMVGRGMGSLLELYSEDPLHMNRDGYRVLARSLFEYITGIERHAGDLRVGTALAHPAWRDPPERDAMPDALSVC, encoded by the coding sequence ATGACTTCCTGGTTTGACGACGAAGTGAGCGCGTTGGAGCGGCGGACCCTTTCAGCTCAGGGCTCGGTCAACCCGATTTTGTTTTACGGCAGCTCGTCCTTCACCTTGTGGCACGACATCGAGCAGCATTTCCCCGGCTACAACGTCGTCAATCACGGCTTTGGCGGCTCAACGCTCGCGGACTGCATCCAATACTTCGACCGGCTGGTCGTGCCGATCGCGCCGCGAATGGTCGTCGTCTACGCCGGTGATAACGATCTGGCCGACGGCGCATCGCCAGAAGCGGTTCTCTCCCGCGTGGCGACGTTGGTCCGTCGCAAACGCGACGCGCTGGGTGCGGTCCCGATGGCGTTCGTCTCGATCAAGGTCAGTCCGGCGCGGTTCGCAATCATGCACCGCATCGCCTATACCAACCTGATCGTCGAACGCGCGCTGTTCGAACAGCAGGACGTCCGGTTCGTCGACATTACCCGGCGCATGGTCGGTCGCGGGATGGGATCGTTGCTTGAACTTTATTCGGAAGACCCGCTGCACATGAACCGGGACGGCTATCGCGTCCTCGCGCGCTCCCTTTTTGAGTACATCACCGGGATCGAGCGGCATGCCGGCGATTTACGTGTTGGAACCGCCTTGGCGCACCCCGCCTGGCGCGATCCGCCGGAGCGCGATGCAATGCCCGATGCGCTATCGGTTTGTTAA
- a CDS encoding esterase family protein — protein sequence MKREYHKWYSPALGRDMELLVFGHRGARVLAFPPRCGRFFDYENNGIIDVLRHHLNEGWLQVICVDSIDPESFYCNWCNPRDRVFRHMAFERYILQEVLPLSETINGTPYLTSLGCSFGAYHAVNIAFRHPHRFNRVVAMSGRYDLTQAPEGFRDLLDGHYDQDVYFNMPNHYMANVGMNGILAPIRRLDIKLIIGEQDPFLDDNRRLSDILWLHGVWHLFKVWDGRAHSYRRWREMIGWFV from the coding sequence ATGAAACGAGAATATCATAAATGGTATAGTCCAGCGCTTGGTCGCGATATGGAACTTCTCGTTTTCGGACACCGTGGTGCGCGCGTGCTCGCTTTTCCGCCGCGTTGCGGTCGTTTTTTCGACTACGAGAACAATGGGATCATTGACGTGTTGCGCCACCATCTGAATGAGGGGTGGCTGCAAGTGATTTGCGTCGACAGCATCGATCCGGAGTCGTTCTATTGTAATTGGTGCAACCCGCGCGATCGGGTGTTTCGACACATGGCCTTCGAGCGATACATCTTGCAGGAGGTTCTGCCGCTCAGTGAAACGATCAACGGAACACCCTACCTGACGTCACTAGGCTGCAGCTTCGGCGCGTATCACGCCGTCAACATCGCCTTTCGCCATCCGCACCGGTTCAACCGGGTGGTCGCGATGAGTGGTCGCTACGATCTCACCCAGGCGCCGGAGGGATTCCGCGACCTGCTCGACGGCCATTACGATCAGGACGTCTATTTCAATATGCCCAACCACTACATGGCGAACGTCGGGATGAACGGCATCCTCGCGCCGATCCGCCGGCTGGACATCAAGCTGATCATCGGCGAGCAGGACCCCTTTCTCGACGACAATCGGCGACTGAGCGATATTTTATGGCTACACGGCGTCTGGCATCTGTTCAAGGTATGGGACGGGCGAGCGCACAGCTATCGGCGTTGGCGCGAGATGATCGGATGGTTCGTCTGA
- the rpmJ gene encoding 50S ribosomal protein L36: MKIRHSIKSARTRERSCIVVRRKRRLYVINKKHPRYKTRQG; this comes from the coding sequence ATGAAGATCAGACATTCGATCAAGTCGGCAAGAACGCGCGAGCGGAGCTGCATCGTCGTGCGGCGCAAGCGACGTCTTTACGTCATCAACAAAAAGCACCCGCGGTATAAAACGCGCCAGGGCTGA
- a CDS encoding potassium/proton antiporter: MFEAMNLAILVGAGLIAISTFTSLISFRVGAPLLLVFLAVGLVAGVDGPGGLTFDDAPAAYFIGSVALAVILFDSGFNTQFRTVRAALGPALTLATVGVLLTAALVGAAAHLLLELEWLEALLLGAIVSSTDAAAVFFLLRVGGITLRDRVRSTLEVESGSNDPMAIFLTVTLVQIISASDTATAATGLAFLEAFARQMGFGLLAGLAGGQAIVLIIGRLKLEAGLYPIVVLSLALCVFAATGFASGSGYLAVYVAGVIAGNSGLQRLALLRRFQDGMTWFSQIAMFLTLGLLATPSQFLGIAWPAVALALFLTLVGRPIAAWLCLLPFGFTRNETTFVAWVGLRGAVSILLAILPIVAELPNGRLLFNVAFVVVIVSLVVQGWTIRPMARWLGLIVPPRIGPVERVELELPGRASHELITYRIAAESPVARGERVPRWARPSLIVRDGRTIRVHDAGRLRAGDYVYIFASPKLVHLLDRLFARPAGLDLADREFFGDFTIDPRTQIADLAEAYGFSVADEDATLSVADYVSRRMQGTPETGDRVPAGAIELIVREITDAGEIGEIGVALEPSRAAQPKLPVFLTWQEMRAFIRALRLSRRRRRQQKRLRRQELLVAQTPMVNSAEDSQPPSALPAPPLETPTASSQTIVRD; this comes from the coding sequence ATGTTCGAGGCGATGAACCTCGCGATCCTCGTCGGCGCTGGCCTTATCGCCATCTCGACCTTCACCAGCCTGATTTCGTTCCGCGTCGGCGCTCCGTTGCTGCTCGTGTTTCTGGCGGTCGGCCTCGTCGCCGGTGTCGACGGGCCCGGCGGCCTGACTTTCGATGATGCACCGGCAGCCTATTTTATCGGCTCTGTCGCGCTCGCCGTCATTCTGTTCGACAGCGGATTTAATACACAATTCCGCACGGTGCGCGCTGCGCTCGGCCCGGCACTCACGCTCGCGACCGTCGGGGTCTTGCTGACGGCAGCACTCGTCGGCGCCGCCGCACATCTCCTGCTGGAGCTCGAATGGCTGGAAGCGCTGTTGCTGGGAGCAATCGTCAGCTCTACCGACGCGGCGGCGGTGTTCTTTTTGCTGCGCGTCGGCGGCATCACGTTGCGCGACCGGGTCCGATCGACGCTGGAAGTGGAATCCGGATCAAACGATCCGATGGCGATCTTCCTCACCGTTACGCTGGTGCAGATCATTTCCGCGTCCGACACGGCCACCGCCGCAACCGGACTTGCCTTCCTCGAGGCATTTGCCCGACAGATGGGCTTCGGGCTGCTTGCCGGTCTTGCCGGTGGCCAGGCGATCGTGCTGATTATCGGCCGCCTCAAGCTCGAGGCGGGGCTCTATCCCATCGTCGTCCTCAGCCTTGCTCTGTGCGTCTTCGCCGCAACCGGGTTTGCCAGCGGGAGCGGTTATCTTGCCGTTTATGTCGCGGGAGTGATTGCCGGAAACTCCGGGCTGCAAAGACTGGCGCTTCTCCGCCGCTTCCAGGACGGGATGACGTGGTTTAGCCAGATCGCGATGTTTCTGACCCTGGGGCTGCTTGCAACCCCCTCGCAGTTTCTGGGGATCGCCTGGCCCGCCGTCGCGCTCGCTCTTTTTCTGACCCTCGTCGGCCGGCCAATCGCGGCCTGGCTGTGCCTGCTGCCGTTTGGCTTCACCCGCAATGAGACGACGTTCGTCGCCTGGGTCGGGCTTCGCGGGGCGGTCTCGATCCTGCTCGCCATTTTACCGATCGTAGCCGAACTGCCGAATGGGCGATTGCTGTTCAACGTTGCGTTCGTCGTCGTCATCGTCTCGCTGGTGGTTCAGGGCTGGACGATCCGACCGATGGCGCGGTGGCTGGGGCTGATCGTCCCTCCGCGGATCGGCCCGGTCGAGCGGGTCGAACTCGAACTGCCGGGACGTGCCAGCCACGAACTGATCACCTACAGGATCGCCGCCGAAAGTCCGGTAGCGCGGGGAGAGCGCGTTCCCCGTTGGGCACGGCCGTCCCTGATCGTCCGCGATGGTCGCACGATCCGCGTTCATGACGCCGGACGACTGCGCGCCGGTGACTACGTCTATATTTTCGCGTCGCCGAAACTCGTCCACCTACTCGACCGGCTGTTCGCCCGACCGGCAGGGCTTGATCTCGCCGACCGGGAATTTTTCGGCGACTTTACCATCGATCCGCGAACACAAATCGCCGACCTTGCCGAGGCCTATGGTTTTTCCGTTGCCGACGAGGATGCGACGCTCAGCGTCGCCGATTACGTCTCCCGCCGGATGCAGGGCACACCCGAAACCGGCGACCGCGTGCCGGCGGGCGCGATCGAACTGATCGTCCGCGAGATCACCGACGCCGGCGAGATCGGCGAAATCGGCGTTGCCCTCGAGCCGAGCCGGGCGGCGCAGCCAAAGCTTCCGGTATTCCTGACGTGGCAGGAGATGCGCGCTTTTATCCGGGCGCTGCGATTGAGCCGCCGCCGGCGCCGCCAGCAAAAACGTTTGCGCCGGCAGGAACTCCTCGTGGCGCAAACGCCGATGGTGAACAGCGCCGAAGACTCGCAGCCACCATCAGCGCTGCCCGCGCCACCGCTGGAGACGCCCACTGCGTCGTCGCAAACGATCGTGCGAGACTGA
- a CDS encoding transglutaminase family protein produces MLYEVSHRTTYRYSIPVSFSHHLLHLSPRACAHQTCHRTALIILPTPSQHSSGTDYYGNPVTYITLQNQHKELILHARSVIEVMSLPKVIPEQTQPWDDVYRRLYHDTSEAGRDALQFVFETAKTKASADIHAYAIASFPPRRPVLAGVIDLTRRIFKDFKFDPTATTVSTPVKDVFKARRGVCQDFAHLQIACLRSLRLPARYVSGYLMTRPPEGKEKLIGADASHAWVSVCCPEHGWIDVDPTNNVAVSLDHVTLAWGRDYGDVSPVNGAIFGGGAHTVQVAVDVVPINRDRAA; encoded by the coding sequence ATTCTCTACGAGGTTAGTCATCGGACTACCTATCGGTACTCCATTCCGGTGTCGTTCTCGCACCATCTCTTGCATCTGAGCCCCCGTGCCTGCGCGCATCAAACCTGCCATCGCACGGCGCTTATCATTCTGCCGACGCCGTCGCAGCACTCGAGTGGGACCGATTATTACGGCAATCCAGTCACTTACATCACCTTGCAGAATCAGCACAAGGAACTGATCCTGCATGCCCGCAGCGTGATCGAGGTGATGTCACTGCCAAAGGTCATCCCCGAGCAGACCCAACCCTGGGACGACGTTTATCGCCGCCTTTACCACGATACCTCAGAGGCGGGCCGCGATGCGTTGCAGTTCGTTTTCGAGACAGCGAAGACAAAGGCGAGCGCGGATATCCACGCTTACGCCATCGCCAGTTTTCCGCCGCGGCGGCCAGTGCTTGCCGGGGTCATCGACTTGACACGGCGCATTTTCAAGGACTTCAAATTCGATCCCACGGCAACGACGGTATCCACGCCGGTCAAGGACGTCTTCAAGGCGCGACGCGGCGTCTGCCAGGATTTCGCCCATCTTCAAATCGCATGTCTGCGATCGCTGCGGCTGCCGGCCCGATACGTCAGCGGCTATCTGATGACCCGGCCTCCGGAAGGAAAGGAAAAGCTCATCGGAGCCGATGCGTCACACGCCTGGGTCTCGGTGTGCTGCCCGGAGCACGGTTGGATCGACGTTGATCCAACCAATAATGTCGCCGTGTCGCTCGACCATGTAACGCTTGCCTGGGGCCGCGATTACGGCGACGTCAGTCCGGTCAATGGCGCCATCTTCGGCGGTGGCGCGCATACCGTGCAGGTCGCGGTTGACGTCGTGCCGATTAATCGTGATCGGGCCGCCTGA
- a CDS encoding circularly permuted type 2 ATP-grasp protein, protein MSKIDQASEVLRAGRLHDTYTPLPGVYDEMVSADGCLRPHWRQFIDGLESMSESELGKRWRLAERLLHENGLTYTADVGSGGSGGYAGRPWNLDFVPLVIDASEWRALEAGIIQRAQVLNAILADLYGPQTLLRDGLLPPAVVLGNPQFLRPCHGIRPRNDVYLHIYAVDLGRAPNGRWWVLADRTQAPSGVGFALENRVVLSRCLPEQFRDFHVVRLANYFQSMHDSLVSRTNRENPRIVLLTQGPEGEGYFAHAYLARYLGYTMAEGGDLTVRDNRVFLKSVDGLKPVDLILRRIDGDDCDPLELRASSMLGVAGLLQATRAGNVTVANAIGSGLAETKAMLAFMPALCRHLLGEDLEIPNTSTWWCGDEQVRNYVSMNIDRLAIDSAFKRRTLLSHATSGVRGASLSPTERRAIIDQINARGDAYVGQELVSLSTTPVWTGAGLEPRPMTLRVFVAATKDNGYVVMPGGLTRVSKSRDARAIALRRGDGTKDTWVLSDEPVSSSFTLLRSPLSYVKPRRTGKDLPSRAADNLFWLGRYAERSEDIIRVLRSVVRRLTEDSSSLDNITAMQRVLFVLFEKSQLAPPSAAADDDPMRGLETQLAALMFDPNLAYGLRETLSHFHRTASLVRDRLSLDAWRTLSHLNNAKILERPRESQSSAHPLELGDVLESLDESIRTLAAFSGMELENMTRNHGWRFLDMGRRLERAQHLVDLLHSLLARGNPEEDGSLVLLLELADSLMTYRSRYLTTPMLPPVIDLLILDETNPRSVGFQVAALVEHVDALPRDLDANVRTPEQRLVLSLLTEVRLAEIAQLCDEDSEGRRGSLEALLDTIGSALPHLSELITRDYFSHTEARRPADL, encoded by the coding sequence GTGAGTAAGATCGACCAAGCATCGGAGGTGCTCCGCGCCGGACGCCTGCACGATACCTACACGCCATTGCCGGGCGTTTACGACGAGATGGTCTCGGCGGATGGCTGCCTGCGGCCGCACTGGCGGCAGTTTATCGACGGCCTGGAAAGCATGAGCGAAAGCGAGCTCGGCAAGCGATGGCGGCTTGCCGAGCGGCTGCTCCATGAGAACGGCCTGACCTACACAGCGGACGTCGGTTCGGGAGGCAGCGGCGGCTACGCCGGGCGGCCTTGGAATCTAGACTTCGTGCCGCTGGTCATCGACGCCAGCGAATGGCGCGCGCTCGAAGCGGGGATCATTCAGCGCGCGCAGGTGCTCAATGCCATCCTCGCCGATCTTTACGGCCCGCAAACGCTGTTGCGCGATGGACTTCTGCCGCCCGCCGTCGTTCTGGGCAATCCGCAATTCCTGCGTCCGTGTCATGGCATCCGTCCTCGCAACGACGTCTATCTCCATATCTACGCCGTCGACCTCGGCCGGGCACCGAATGGCCGTTGGTGGGTTCTCGCTGACCGCACGCAGGCACCGTCTGGCGTCGGCTTCGCCCTGGAAAACCGGGTTGTGCTATCGCGATGCTTGCCCGAGCAGTTTCGGGACTTTCATGTCGTCCGCCTCGCCAACTACTTCCAATCGATGCATGACAGTCTGGTTTCGCGCACCAATCGCGAAAACCCGCGCATCGTTCTGCTTACCCAGGGACCTGAGGGCGAGGGCTACTTCGCTCACGCCTATCTTGCCCGCTACCTCGGATACACGATGGCCGAGGGCGGCGATCTTACCGTTCGCGACAACCGGGTGTTCTTGAAGTCGGTCGACGGCCTCAAGCCGGTTGACCTGATCTTGCGCCGGATCGACGGGGACGACTGCGATCCTCTCGAGCTGCGGGCGAGTTCGATGCTGGGGGTAGCCGGACTTTTGCAGGCAACGCGCGCCGGAAACGTCACCGTCGCCAATGCGATCGGCAGCGGGCTGGCCGAGACCAAGGCGATGCTGGCGTTCATGCCGGCTCTGTGCCGGCACCTGTTGGGCGAGGACCTGGAGATCCCGAACACGTCGACGTGGTGGTGCGGCGATGAGCAGGTGCGCAACTACGTGTCCATGAACATCGACCGTCTTGCCATCGATTCCGCATTCAAGCGAAGAACCTTGCTGTCGCATGCGACCAGCGGCGTGCGGGGCGCATCGCTGTCGCCAACCGAGCGCCGCGCGATCATTGACCAGATCAACGCGCGGGGTGACGCCTATGTCGGTCAGGAACTCGTCTCGCTATCGACGACACCCGTGTGGACGGGCGCCGGTCTGGAACCGCGCCCGATGACCCTGCGGGTGTTCGTCGCGGCGACGAAAGACAACGGCTACGTCGTCATGCCGGGCGGACTTACCCGCGTATCGAAAAGCCGCGACGCCCGGGCCATCGCTCTGCGCCGGGGAGACGGCACCAAGGACACCTGGGTTCTGTCGGACGAGCCGGTCAGCAGCAGCTTCACGCTGCTTCGCTCACCGCTCAGCTACGTCAAGCCGCGGCGGACCGGCAAGGATCTGCCCAGCCGCGCCGCCGACAATCTGTTCTGGCTCGGACGCTATGCCGAACGCTCCGAGGACATCATCCGCGTCCTGCGCAGCGTCGTGCGCCGGCTGACCGAGGACTCCAGTTCGCTCGACAACATAACGGCGATGCAGCGCGTGCTTTTCGTGCTCTTCGAGAAAAGTCAGCTCGCTCCGCCATCGGCAGCGGCCGACGACGATCCGATGCGCGGCCTCGAGACCCAACTCGCTGCGTTGATGTTCGATCCCAACCTCGCCTATGGCTTACGCGAAACGCTCAGCCACTTTCACCGCACGGCGTCGCTCGTGCGCGATCGGCTGTCGCTCGACGCATGGCGGACGCTCAGCCATCTGAACAACGCCAAGATCCTCGAGCGTCCGCGTGAAAGTCAATCGAGCGCGCATCCGCTCGAACTCGGCGACGTTCTGGAATCACTCGACGAATCGATCCGCACCCTTGCCGCCTTTAGTGGCATGGAACTCGAAAACATGACGCGCAACCACGGCTGGCGCTTCCTTGATATGGGCAGGAGGCTCGAGCGGGCGCAGCATCTGGTGGACCTGCTGCACAGCCTGCTCGCCCGCGGCAACCCCGAGGAGGACGGTAGTCTCGTCTTGCTGCTGGAACTGGCCGACAGCCTGATGACCTACCGCTCGCGCTACCTGACGACGCCGATGCTGCCGCCGGTGATCGACCTGTTGATTCTCGACGAGACCAACCCCCGATCGGTCGGCTTTCAGGTGGCGGCGCTGGTCGAACACGTCGACGCACTGCCGCGCGATTTGGATGCAAACGTCCGCACCCCCGAGCAGCGGCTCGTGCTGTCGTTGCTGACAGAGGTTCGACTGGCGGAAATCGCCCAACTCTGTGACGAGGACAGCGAGGGGCGGAGAGGCTCGCTGGAAGCGCTACTCGACACCATCGGCTCCGCGCTTCCCCATCTCTCCGAGCTGATCACCCGTGATTATTTCAGTCACACCGAAGCACGACGACCGGCCGATTTGTAA
- a CDS encoding transglutaminase family protein: MAIDVALRHRTSYRYDRPVQLGPQIIRLRPAPHCRTRVLSYSLTVTPKLHFINWQQDPQGNYLARFVFPERTREFSVDVDLVAEMAVFNPFDFFLEPEAEKIPFSYAPWLAKELAPYLTPLPAGPLLREWLASVPREETLTADFLVALNQRLQGDIGYVIRMEPGIQTCEQTLGFRRGSCRDTGWLLVQILRNLGLAARFVSGYLIQLKPDEKPLEGPAGAAEDFTDLHAWTEVYLPGAGWIGLDPTSGLFAGEGHLPLVCTPDPESAAPITGSVDAAETAFDFSMTIERIRETPRVTKPYADDQWKGILAVGEEVDRRLKAADVRLTVGGEPTFVSIDDMDGAEWNTDADGPAKRHLATELVGRLRDRFAPGGLIHFGQGKWYPGESLPRWAYALFWRRDGKELWNDPALIASDANPSLATVENAEQFAIALAESLNINPEYAVPAYEDPFPYVAREQSLPDNVDPFDSKLEDPEERARLARVFERGLGNPVGYVLPVQRWNARDGRARWASERWRFRRGRLFLVPGDSPLGFRLPLGSLPWITPEWYPYYSPGDPFEQRPPLPEPRRLRQQRRVPPASPAGGSAGGFGTGGSQGRGERQTIVEQELPIDINAVRTAVGIEARDGTICVFMPPLETADDYVEMIAAIETAAAAVDLPVRIEGYTPPTDPRMGVIKVTPDPGVIEVNIHPSRSWSELVATTTGLYEDARNTRLGTEKFMLDGRHTGTGGGNHIVVGGASPADSPFLRRPDLLRSLITYWQNHPALSYLFSGLFIGPTSQAPRVDEARNDQLYELELAFRQIPDPGTMPVPPWLVDRILRNLLIDSTGNTHRAEVCIDKLYNPDGPSGRLGLVEFRAFEMPPHARMSLAQHLLLRALISWFWNEPYTQPLVRWGTTLHDRFMLPHYVWKDLLGVVGDLNRAEIPIEAEWYAPHFEFRFPLYGAVDHGGVKIELRQALEPWHVMGEEGAIGGTVRYVDSSLERLQVRTTGLTANRFVLICNGQRVPLQSTGTFGEYVAGVRYRAWQPPACLHPTLPPDAPLVFDLFDTWSNRSLGGCTYNVAHPGGRNYETFPVNAYEAESRRCARFVPFGHTPGHFRPPAQLDNEQFPSTLDLRWSRLNG; this comes from the coding sequence ATGGCGATCGACGTCGCACTTCGTCACCGAACCAGCTACCGCTATGACCGGCCGGTTCAACTCGGCCCGCAGATCATTCGTCTGCGCCCCGCCCCCCATTGCCGAACGCGCGTCCTCTCATATTCGCTGACGGTCACGCCGAAACTGCATTTCATCAATTGGCAGCAGGACCCGCAGGGCAACTACCTCGCCCGCTTCGTCTTCCCGGAGCGGACACGCGAATTCAGCGTCGACGTCGATCTCGTCGCCGAAATGGCGGTGTTCAATCCATTCGATTTCTTCCTTGAACCCGAGGCGGAAAAGATCCCGTTTAGCTACGCGCCGTGGCTCGCCAAGGAGCTTGCCCCATACCTGACGCCCCTGCCCGCCGGCCCGCTCCTCCGCGAATGGCTGGCCAGCGTCCCGCGCGAAGAAACCTTGACCGCCGACTTTCTCGTCGCGCTCAACCAGCGACTACAGGGGGATATCGGCTACGTTATCCGCATGGAGCCGGGCATCCAGACCTGTGAGCAGACTCTCGGCTTTCGACGCGGTTCGTGCCGCGATACCGGCTGGCTGCTGGTGCAGATCCTGCGCAACCTCGGACTCGCGGCGCGGTTTGTCTCCGGCTACCTGATCCAGCTCAAACCGGACGAAAAGCCGCTCGAGGGCCCCGCCGGCGCCGCCGAGGACTTCACCGATCTGCATGCCTGGACGGAGGTGTACCTGCCGGGTGCCGGATGGATAGGTCTTGACCCGACGTCCGGCCTGTTCGCTGGCGAGGGGCACCTGCCGCTGGTGTGTACGCCCGATCCGGAAAGCGCGGCACCGATCACCGGTAGCGTCGACGCGGCGGAGACCGCCTTCGATTTTTCAATGACCATCGAGCGCATCCGCGAGACACCGCGGGTGACCAAGCCCTACGCTGACGATCAGTGGAAGGGAATTCTCGCGGTCGGCGAAGAGGTGGATCGCCGTCTGAAGGCGGCGGATGTCCGGCTGACGGTCGGCGGCGAGCCGACGTTCGTGTCCATCGACGATATGGACGGCGCCGAGTGGAACACGGATGCCGACGGTCCGGCGAAGCGCCACCTCGCCACCGAACTTGTCGGCCGCCTGCGTGACCGCTTCGCACCTGGTGGACTGATCCACTTCGGCCAAGGCAAATGGTACCCGGGCGAAAGTCTGCCGCGCTGGGCCTATGCCCTGTTCTGGCGGCGCGACGGCAAGGAGCTGTGGAACGACCCGGCGCTGATCGCCAGCGACGCGAACCCGTCGCTGGCGACCGTCGAAAACGCCGAGCAGTTCGCCATCGCGCTCGCCGAGAGCCTGAATATCAATCCGGAGTACGCGGTTCCGGCTTACGAAGATCCGTTCCCTTACGTCGCGCGCGAACAGTCGCTACCGGACAACGTCGATCCGTTCGATTCAAAGCTGGAGGACCCCGAAGAGCGGGCGCGTCTCGCTCGCGTCTTCGAGCGCGGCCTCGGCAACCCCGTCGGATATGTCCTGCCGGTGCAGCGCTGGAACGCGCGCGACGGGCGGGCCCGCTGGGCAAGCGAGCGCTGGCGCTTCCGTCGCGGCAGGCTGTTCCTGGTTCCCGGAGACTCCCCGCTCGGATTCCGCCTGCCGCTGGGCTCGCTGCCATGGATCACCCCGGAGTGGTATCCCTACTATTCGCCGGGCGATCCGTTCGAACAGCGTCCCCCCTTGCCGGAACCGAGGAGATTGCGCCAACAGCGGCGCGTGCCACCCGCATCGCCTGCGGGCGGTTCCGCAGGTGGTTTTGGAACGGGTGGATCGCAAGGGCGAGGCGAGCGGCAAACGATCGTCGAGCAGGAACTGCCGATCGATATCAACGCCGTCCGCACGGCGGTCGGAATCGAAGCGCGTGACGGCACCATCTGCGTGTTCATGCCGCCGCTCGAAACCGCCGACGACTACGTCGAGATGATCGCTGCGATCGAAACGGCGGCGGCGGCGGTCGATCTGCCCGTGCGGATCGAAGGGTATACGCCACCAACCGATCCACGCATGGGTGTCATCAAGGTGACCCCTGATCCCGGCGTCATCGAGGTCAACATCCATCCCTCGCGGTCGTGGTCGGAACTGGTCGCAACGACGACGGGACTCTACGAGGACGCCCGCAATACCCGCCTCGGCACCGAGAAATTCATGCTCGACGGCCGGCACACCGGGACGGGTGGCGGCAACCATATCGTCGTCGGCGGAGCCAGTCCCGCCGACAGCCCGTTCCTGCGCCGGCCCGATCTGCTGCGCAGCCTGATCACCTATTGGCAGAACCATCCGGCGTTGTCGTACCTGTTCTCCGGGCTGTTCATCGGTCCGACCAGTCAGGCACCAAGGGTCGACGAAGCGCGCAACGACCAGCTCTACGAACTGGAGCTGGCGTTCCGGCAGATTCCCGATCCTGGCACGATGCCCGTCCCGCCCTGGCTGGTCGATCGGATCTTGCGCAATTTATTGATCGACTCTACCGGCAACACCCACCGGGCCGAGGTTTGCATCGATAAGCTGTATAATCCGGATGGACCGTCCGGGCGCCTGGGGCTGGTCGAATTCCGCGCCTTCGAGATGCCGCCGCACGCACGCATGAGTCTGGCCCAGCACCTCCTCCTGCGGGCATTGATCTCGTGGTTCTGGAACGAGCCGTACACACAGCCGTTGGTGCGATGGGGCACGACACTGCACGACCGCTTCATGCTACCCCACTATGTCTGGAAGGATCTTCTCGGCGTTGTCGGCGACTTGAACCGGGCGGAGATTCCGATTGAAGCCGAATGGTATGCGCCGCACTTCGAGTTCCGTTTCCCCCTTTACGGCGCCGTCGACCACGGCGGGGTGAAGATCGAGTTGCGCCAAGCGCTCGAACCGTGGCACGTCATGGGCGAAGAGGGAGCAATCGGCGGAACCGTCCGATATGTCGACTCCTCGCTCGAGCGCCTGCAGGTGCGCACCACCGGCCTGACGGCAAATCGCTTCGTGCTGATCTGCAACGGCCAGCGCGTGCCGCTGCAATCCACAGGAACGTTCGGCGAGTACGTCGCCGGCGTTCGCTATCGGGCATGGCAGCCGCCCGCCTGCCTGCATCCAACGCTTCCACCGGACGCGCCGCTGGTTTTTGACCTCTTCGATACCTGGTCGAATCGTTCGCTCGGCGGATGCACCTACAACGTCGCACACCCAGGTGGACGCAATTACGAGACGTTTCCAGTCAACGCATACGAGGCGGAAAGCCGGCGCTGCGCCCGTTTCGTCCCATTCGGACATACGCCAGGACATTTCCGCCCACCGGCGCAACTCGACAACGAACAATTCCCCTCGACACTCGATCTGCGTTGGAGTCGATTGAACGGATGA
- the ureG gene encoding urease accessory protein UreG, which yields MTSPFRVGVGGPVGSGKTALVDALCKRMRDQYRLAAITNDIYTQEDAQFLTRSGALAAERIIGVETGGCPHTAIREDASINLAAVRDITERFPDLQIVFIESGGDNLAATFSPELADITLYVIDVAAGDKIPRKGGPGITRSDLLIINKTDLAPYVGASLDVMDRDARKMRGERPFVFTNLKSGDGIDTVAQFVIIAGGLDVA from the coding sequence ATGACCAGTCCCTTTCGCGTCGGGGTCGGCGGGCCGGTCGGCTCGGGAAAGACGGCGCTCGTCGATGCGTTGTGCAAGCGGATGCGCGACCAATATCGCCTTGCCGCGATTACCAATGACATCTACACGCAAGAGGACGCGCAGTTCTTGACCCGCTCCGGCGCGCTCGCCGCCGAGCGCATCATCGGCGTCGAAACCGGCGGCTGCCCGCACACGGCGATCCGCGAGGATGCCTCGATCAACCTCGCGGCGGTACGCGACATCACCGAGCGCTTTCCCGATCTGCAGATCGTTTTCATCGAGTCCGGGGGCGACAATCTCGCCGCGACGTTTTCGCCGGAGCTGGCCGACATCACGCTTTACGTCATCGATGTCGCCGCTGGCGACAAGATCCCGCGCAAGGGTGGCCCCGGCATTACCCGTTCGGACCTGCTCATCATCAACAAGACCGATCTCGCGCCCTACGTCGGCGCCAGTCTCGATGTGATGGACCGGGACGCGCGAAAAATGCGCGGTGAGCGCCCGTTCGTCTTTACCAACCTGAAATCGGGCGACGGCATCGACACCGTCGCCCAGTTCGTTATCATCGCGGGTGGCCTGGATGTCGCCTGA